The Mycolicibacterium boenickei genome has a segment encoding these proteins:
- a CDS encoding Fpg/Nei family DNA glycosylase codes for MPELPEVEALADHLRRHATGREVTRIDVSALSVLKTFDPPTTALHGQTVTGANRWGKYLGLEVGPWHLITHLSRAGWLRWSDKLAPTPLKPGKGPIALRVHLGEGVGFDLTEAGTQKRLAVWVVADPLDVPQIASLGPDALSLDSAGLAGVLAGNSGRIKTVITDQKVIAGIGNAYSDEILHVAKLSPFATAGKLTDAQLGALHDAMISVLTDAVTRSVGQQAATLKGEKRSGLRVHARTGLPCPVCGDTVREVSFADKSFQYCPTCQTGGKVLADRRMSRLLK; via the coding sequence ATGCCTGAACTGCCCGAAGTCGAGGCGCTGGCCGATCATCTGCGCCGGCATGCGACCGGCCGGGAGGTCACCCGGATCGACGTATCCGCGTTGTCGGTGCTCAAGACGTTCGATCCACCGACGACGGCGTTGCACGGCCAGACCGTGACCGGCGCGAACCGCTGGGGCAAGTACCTCGGTCTCGAGGTCGGTCCCTGGCACCTGATCACGCATCTGTCCCGGGCCGGTTGGCTGCGTTGGTCGGACAAGTTGGCGCCGACGCCGCTCAAGCCGGGCAAGGGGCCGATCGCGCTGCGGGTGCACCTGGGGGAGGGGGTCGGCTTCGACCTCACCGAGGCCGGGACGCAGAAGCGGTTGGCGGTGTGGGTGGTCGCCGATCCGCTCGATGTACCGCAGATCGCGTCGCTGGGACCTGATGCGCTGTCGCTGGATTCGGCCGGACTGGCCGGCGTGTTGGCGGGCAATTCCGGGCGGATCAAGACGGTGATCACCGACCAGAAGGTGATCGCCGGGATCGGCAACGCCTACAGCGACGAGATCCTTCACGTGGCCAAGCTGTCTCCGTTCGCCACCGCAGGCAAGCTGACCGACGCTCAACTCGGCGCGTTGCACGACGCGATGATCTCGGTGCTCACCGACGCGGTGACGCGTTCGGTGGGGCAGCAGGCCGCGACGCTCAAGGGGGAGAAGCGGTCCGGCCTGCGCGTGCATGCCCGTACCGGGCTGCCGTGCCCGGTATGCGGGGACACCGTGCGGGAGGTGTCTTTCGCCGACAAGTCGTTCCAGTACTGCCCGACGTGCCAGACCGGCGGCAAGGTGCTGGCCGACCGGCGGATGTCGCGCCTGCTGAAGTAG